In Effusibacillus pohliae DSM 22757, one genomic interval encodes:
- a CDS encoding aminotransferase class I/II-fold pyridoxal phosphate-dependent enzyme has translation MERIPVLEAMRAHLQSNPLPLHVPGHKMGRGFPAEAAVWLGQALRLDLTELPGLDDLHQPQGPIREAQQLAARAFGSEETYFLVGGSTAGNLAMILTVCRPGETVVIPRNAHKSVHHAVMLAGAKPVYLYPEVDGQFAIPTVIRVEEVRRVLAEHPDARAVLITSPTYQGVCSDISEIAGEVHRHGKLLLVDEAHGAHFPFHEQLPPTAIQSGADLVVQSTHKMLGSLTGTAMLHGKNGRYDRERLRTMLGMVQTSSPSYLMLLSLDAARHQMQTCGRELIDRALQALAHGRREAAAIGELALYQGGPDVCAVDPFKWWIQVRQLGLTGFEAERLLREKRGIFCEMADRDHLLAVFSYADTDKQVSRLLEGLRFLAEVCSRDPAGKRVEHVRPVIARTDFRLEQVMIPKDALQRARRRVKLEAAVGQVAAEPVIPYPPGIPLVLPGERYTAELIAHLQDMKRIGSRFQGTEDAALESVCVLE, from the coding sequence GTGGAGCGGATTCCCGTTTTGGAGGCGATGCGGGCCCACTTGCAGTCGAACCCGTTGCCGCTGCATGTGCCGGGCCACAAAATGGGGAGGGGCTTCCCGGCGGAAGCGGCCGTTTGGTTAGGACAAGCGTTACGGCTTGATTTGACGGAACTGCCCGGGCTGGACGATCTGCACCAGCCGCAGGGGCCGATTCGGGAAGCCCAGCAACTGGCCGCTCGGGCGTTCGGCAGCGAGGAGACCTATTTTCTGGTCGGAGGATCGACAGCCGGCAATCTGGCGATGATCCTGACGGTTTGCCGGCCGGGCGAGACGGTCGTGATCCCCCGCAACGCCCATAAATCGGTCCATCATGCGGTGATGCTTGCCGGGGCAAAACCGGTGTATCTGTACCCTGAAGTGGACGGGCAGTTTGCCATTCCGACCGTGATCCGTGTGGAGGAAGTCAGGCGGGTGTTAGCGGAACATCCGGACGCGCGGGCGGTGCTGATTACCAGTCCGACGTATCAAGGGGTTTGTTCCGACATTTCGGAGATTGCCGGGGAAGTGCACCGTCACGGCAAACTGCTGTTGGTGGATGAAGCGCACGGGGCCCATTTTCCGTTCCACGAACAATTGCCTCCTACCGCCATACAGTCAGGTGCCGACCTGGTCGTCCAGAGCACCCACAAAATGCTCGGTTCGCTGACGGGCACCGCGATGCTGCACGGAAAAAACGGCCGCTATGACAGGGAACGGTTGCGAACCATGCTCGGCATGGTGCAGACATCGAGCCCTTCCTACCTGATGCTGCTTTCGCTGGATGCCGCCCGTCACCAGATGCAGACTTGCGGACGTGAGCTGATAGACCGTGCGTTGCAGGCGCTTGCGCACGGCCGGCGGGAAGCGGCCGCTATTGGGGAACTGGCGCTGTATCAGGGCGGACCGGATGTCTGTGCGGTCGACCCGTTTAAATGGTGGATTCAGGTACGCCAGTTGGGGTTGACGGGATTTGAGGCGGAGCGGCTGCTGCGGGAAAAGCGGGGAATTTTTTGCGAGATGGCGGATCGCGATCATCTGCTGGCTGTTTTTTCATACGCCGATACGGACAAGCAGGTGAGTCGGCTGCTTGAGGGTTTGCGGTTTTTGGCTGAGGTTTGCAGCCGGGATCCGGCTGGAAAACGGGTAGAGCACGTTCGACCGGTGATTGCCCGGACCGATTTTCGCCTGGAACAGGTGATGATTCCGAAAGACGCCTTGCAACGGGCGCGGCGGCGTGTCAAACTGGAGGCAGCGGTGGGCCAGGTTGCCGCCGAACCGGTGATCCCGTATCCGCCGGGAATTCCGCTGGTTTTGCCGGGTGAACGATATACGGCCGAACTGATTGCGCATTTGCAGGACATGAAGCGGATCGGAAGCCGCTTTCAAGGGACGGAAGACGCTGCGCTCGAGTCGGTTTGCGTGCTGGAATAG
- a CDS encoding YaaR family protein, which translates to MKIDRRSGTFIEQLGLREEKQAGDAHHPAFQDILSLSSERLQKAELDRLLRSIDQLGKELSQQCSWRALMNYKERIRRFLEEVVKGGYGIKERQGTDRRGRIKLYKIVSEIDELMAQLAEEVLKEEQNQLEILRKIGDIRGLLVNLCS; encoded by the coding sequence ATGAAAATCGATCGCCGTTCTGGTACGTTTATCGAACAATTGGGATTGCGTGAGGAGAAACAGGCAGGGGATGCACATCACCCTGCCTTTCAAGATATTCTGTCTCTGTCGAGCGAGCGGTTACAGAAAGCGGAACTGGACAGGCTGTTGCGCTCGATCGACCAATTGGGCAAGGAGCTGTCGCAACAGTGCTCCTGGCGCGCTTTGATGAACTATAAAGAGCGGATCCGCCGCTTTCTGGAAGAAGTCGTCAAAGGCGGGTACGGCATCAAGGAACGGCAAGGCACCGACCGCCGCGGCCGGATCAAACTGTACAAAATCGTATCGGAGATCGACGAGTTGATGGCCCAGCTGGCGGAAGAAGTGCTGAAAGAGGAGCAAAACCAATTGGAAATTCTCCGGAAAATCGGCGATATTCGCGGCCTGCTCGTCAATCTCTGTTCGTAG
- the tmk gene encoding dTMP kinase — MAGLFITFEGPDGAGKSTQLRLLADHLDALGIPYITTREPGGTPLADKIRALLLDPEHSAMAPKTEALLYAASRAQHVAEVIRPALARGDVVLCDRYIDASIAYQAAGLGLSPDMIRRWSEEATDGLWPVRTFLIDIDPAAGIARIRSRGERDRIEGRELSYHKRVRETFLALASQEPDRFMVLDGAQPIDQIADEVRREVDRLLKEWRYMPCG, encoded by the coding sequence ATGGCAGGACTGTTTATCACGTTCGAAGGGCCCGACGGGGCGGGAAAATCGACGCAACTGCGGCTGCTGGCTGACCATTTGGACGCTCTGGGCATACCATACATTACGACCCGCGAGCCGGGCGGCACACCGCTGGCCGACAAGATTCGCGCCTTGCTGCTCGACCCGGAGCACTCGGCGATGGCCCCGAAAACGGAAGCGCTACTGTATGCGGCATCCCGTGCCCAACATGTGGCGGAGGTGATCCGACCGGCACTTGCGCGAGGAGACGTGGTGCTGTGCGACCGCTATATCGATGCCAGTATCGCGTATCAGGCGGCGGGACTGGGGTTGTCTCCGGACATGATTCGCCGTTGGAGCGAGGAAGCGACCGATGGGTTATGGCCGGTGCGGACGTTTCTGATTGACATCGATCCGGCGGCCGGGATTGCCCGCATTCGGTCGCGGGGAGAGCGGGATCGCATAGAAGGACGGGAGTTGTCCTATCACAAGCGGGTTCGGGAAACGTTCCTCGCGTTGGCTTCGCAGGAACCGGACCGATTCATGGTCCTCGACGGCGCGCAACCGATCGATCAAATCGCAGACGAGGTGCGGCGCGAGGTGGATCGACTTCTCAAAGAATGGAGGTATATGCCTTGCGGCTGA
- a CDS encoding cyclic-di-AMP receptor: MRLIIAVVQDKDSVKLSDRLVKAGIRATKLASTGGFLKSGNSTFLIGVEQEKVDEVLDIIRQSCRAREQLVSPMSPVGNQIDSYVPYPVSVQVGGATVFVLDVEKYEHY; encoded by the coding sequence TTGCGGCTGATCATTGCGGTGGTGCAGGACAAAGACAGCGTCAAATTGTCAGACCGTCTTGTCAAGGCCGGCATCCGGGCGACCAAACTGGCGAGCACCGGCGGATTTTTGAAATCGGGCAACTCCACCTTCCTGATCGGGGTCGAGCAGGAAAAGGTGGATGAGGTGCTCGACATCATCCGGCAGAGTTGCCGGGCACGCGAACAGTTGGTGTCGCCGATGTCGCCGGTCGGCAATCAGATCGATTCGTATGTCCCTTATCCGGTGTCGGTGCAGGTGGGCGGAGCGACCGTGTTTGTGCTGGATGTGGAGAAGTACGAACACTACTGA